Proteins found in one Paenibacillus sp. FSL R10-2782 genomic segment:
- the thiD gene encoding bifunctional hydroxymethylpyrimidine kinase/phosphomethylpyrimidine kinase yields the protein MTHKVYKALTIAGSDSGGGAGIQADLKTFQELGVYGMSVLTGVTAQNTRGVQAVHSVPVPMVEAQLQSIGTDLPPDAVKTGMLLGAEVIRQVASQICQFRWPNVVVDPVMIAKGGASLLQDEAMETLKSYLLPLAKVVTPNFPEAEALTGLTLSSREGAKEAARMLAGLGTSYIIIKGGHSAETERSVDLLFDGRDFTELDGPRIHTPHTHGTGCTFSAALAAGLAVGRSVPQAAQMAKAFIQSAIEQGLGIGSGHGPTNHWAWNARWTGEGASVWSRAMREERSNAKN from the coding sequence ATGACTCATAAGGTGTACAAAGCATTAACCATTGCAGGCTCGGACAGCGGAGGGGGCGCAGGCATACAGGCAGATTTAAAAACCTTCCAGGAGCTGGGTGTGTATGGCATGTCTGTCCTGACGGGAGTTACTGCCCAAAATACACGCGGTGTACAAGCTGTTCATTCCGTTCCGGTTCCTATGGTGGAAGCTCAATTACAGTCCATAGGTACGGATTTACCTCCCGATGCTGTTAAAACAGGTATGCTCCTGGGGGCTGAGGTCATTCGCCAGGTGGCCTCGCAAATTTGCCAGTTTCGGTGGCCTAATGTTGTTGTAGACCCGGTGATGATCGCCAAAGGCGGAGCTTCTCTACTTCAAGATGAAGCAATGGAAACGCTAAAATCATATCTGTTGCCGTTAGCGAAGGTAGTCACCCCGAACTTTCCGGAAGCGGAAGCGTTGACAGGCTTAACCCTCTCCAGTCGTGAGGGTGCGAAGGAAGCGGCTCGAATGCTGGCTGGTTTGGGGACCAGCTATATAATCATCAAGGGAGGGCATAGCGCAGAGACGGAACGGTCCGTGGATTTGTTGTTCGACGGGCGAGATTTTACCGAACTGGACGGACCAAGAATTCATACCCCGCATACCCATGGAACGGGCTGCACCTTTTCAGCGGCGCTGGCGGCTGGATTAGCGGTAGGACGAAGTGTACCCCAGGCGGCACAGATGGCCAAGGCTTTTATACAGTCGGCGATTGAGCAGGGCTTGGGTATCGGCAGTGGTCATGGACCAACGAACCATTGGGCATGGAACGCACGCTGGACAGGAGAAGGAGCATCTGTGTGGAGCAGAGCAATGAGGGAGGAACGAAGCAATGCCAAGAATTGA
- the thiE gene encoding thiamine phosphate synthase, which produces MPRIEIGRMRECLHLYLVMGSMNCSRDPLVVLEEALQGGVTLFQLREKGADRLTGSRLHEFAQAARRLCHRYDVPFLVNDDVELALAVDADGVHLGQDDEPADRVRSRMGDKIIGVSVHSLTEAEQAVSAGADYAGAGPMFPTRSKPDAHPVQGPDLVRRLRAGGACLPLVGIGGITADNAAGVLQAGADGVAVISAISWAEAPREAAQSLRSILK; this is translated from the coding sequence ATGCCAAGAATTGAAATAGGACGTATGCGGGAGTGTCTGCATCTTTATTTGGTCATGGGCAGTATGAATTGCAGCCGTGATCCGCTGGTGGTTTTGGAGGAAGCGTTGCAGGGAGGTGTGACCCTTTTTCAATTGCGTGAAAAGGGTGCGGACCGTCTAACGGGAAGTCGCTTGCACGAATTTGCTCAAGCCGCCCGGAGACTGTGCCATCGTTATGACGTTCCATTTCTCGTCAATGATGATGTCGAGCTTGCCTTGGCTGTGGATGCAGATGGCGTCCATCTCGGACAAGATGACGAGCCTGCAGACCGCGTGCGCTCCCGAATGGGCGACAAAATCATCGGCGTATCGGTACACAGCCTAACGGAAGCGGAGCAGGCGGTAAGCGCTGGCGCTGATTATGCGGGCGCAGGGCCGATGTTCCCGACTCGTTCCAAGCCGGATGCGCATCCGGTGCAGGGACCGGATCTGGTTCGCAGGCTGCGTGCAGGTGGTGCATGCCTTCCACTGGTAGGCATTGGCGGCATCACAGCGGACAACGCAGCCGGCGTCCTCCAGGCTGGAGCGGACGGTGTGGCGGTCATTTCAGCCATCTCATGGGCAGAAGCCCCCCGTGAGGCTGCACAAAGTCTGAGAAGCATTCTGAAATGA